A window from Primulina eburnea isolate SZY01 chromosome 2, ASM2296580v1, whole genome shotgun sequence encodes these proteins:
- the LOC140824567 gene encoding uncharacterized protein, with protein sequence MLSKVCRPKMRRGYDSWDIEFATALAASANAIHSIELQETGSRYPRKASTRRDEPFRPAKTVSVRKPPQRDNRTSFFSRPTPILFRRERSKETSRVRRNHADSWEEAQMIKIRKRYDKMCAEIQAWEKEKKMKAKHRLERRETELEIKKSRNIKHYQSKISRIDRLAGEAKEKIEEKRRVQVSIAKEKASKMRSTGKVSVKYCFCF encoded by the exons ATGCTCTCGAAAGTTTGTAGACCAAAAATGAGACGTGGATATGACTCATGGGATATCGAATTCGCCACCGCGCTGGCTGCGTCTGCTAATGCCATACATTCCATCGAATTGCAAGAAACCGGTTCCAGATATCCAAGGAAGGCAAGTACTAGAAGAGATGAGCCCTTCAGACCAGCCAAAACAG TTTCTGTGAGGAAACCACCTCAGAGGGATAATAGGACTTCATTCTTTTCGAGACCTACACCTATCCTATTCAGGCGTGAAAGGTCGAAGGAAACTTCGAGGGTACGCAGGAATCATGCAGATTCTTGGGAAGAAGCTCAAATGATAAAGATTCGAAAACG ATATGATAAGATGTGCGCAGAGATTCAAGCTTGGGAGAAAGAGAAGAAGATGAAAGCAAAACATCGACTCGAAAGACGAGAG ACTGAATTGGAGATCAAAAAATCAAGAAACATCAAACATTACCAGAGCAAGATATCGAGGATCGATCGTTTAGCGGGTGAAGCAAAGGAAAAAATCGAGGAGAAAAGAAGAGTTCAAGTGTCTATTGCGAAAGAAAAGGCAAGCAAAATGAGATCCACAGGAAAAGTTTCTGTCAAATATTGCTTCTGCTTCTAA
- the LOC140822921 gene encoding SNAP25 homologous protein SNAP33-like, giving the protein MFGHKKSPLHRFSKHHSGDPKVSDKPISNPFDSDDEIDNKKSLQAARRTSSDPSPMTPNSSSNPFDDDEIKGTTSSNSFLSSAARNKYKNDFRESGGLENQSVQELENYAVYKAEETTNAVNGCLKIAEDMRDDATKTLITLHQQGEQITRTHMVAADIDHDLSRGEKLMGSLGGMFSKTWKPKKTRPIAGPVIIRDDLVQRKGNHLEQREKLGLTHASKERSHSHTPPNEPTNAMQKVEFEKAKQDDSLSDLSNILGELKDMAIDMGSEIERQTKAIDNVQDDVEVLNIRVKGVTQRGRRLLGK; this is encoded by the exons ATGTTTGGTCACAAGAAATCCCCATTGCATAGGTTCTCTAAACACCACTCAGGCGACCCAAAAGTCTCTGATAAGCCCATTTCTAATCCATTTGATTCAGATGATGAAATTGACAATAAGAAATCCCTTCAAGCTGCTAGACGAACCTCTTCAGACCCTTCTCCCATGACACCAAATTCGAGTTCGAACCCTTTTGATGATGACGAGATTAAAGGGACCACGTCATCTAATTCTTTTCTATCTTCGGCAGCCAGAAACAAGTACAAGAATGATTTCAGGGAATCCGGGGGATTGGAGAACCAAAGTGTGCAGGAATTGGAAAATTATGCTGTATATAAGGCGGAAGAGACTACAAATGCTGTCAATGGTTGTCTCAAAATTGCTGAAGATATGAGAGATGATGCTACTAAAACATTGATTACCTTGCATCAACAGGGAGAACAGATTACGAGAACTCACATGGTTGCTGCTGATATCGATCATGACCTTAGTAGG GGTGAAAAGCTCATGGGAAGTCTTGGGGGCATGTTCTCCAAGACATGGAAGCCCAAGAAAACTCGCCCAATAGCAGGCCCTGTGATCATTCGAG ATGATCTGGTGCAAAGAAAGGGCAATCACTTGGAGCAAAGAGAAAAATTGGGGCTGACTCATGCTTCCAAGGAAAGATCTCACAGCCATACACCTCCGAATGAACCGACAAATGCGATGCAGAAAGTTGAG TTTGAGAAAGCCAAACAGGATGACTCCCTCTCAGATTTAAGTAACATACTGGGGGAGCTAAAGGATATGGCTATAGACATGGGATCTGAAATTGAGAG GCAAACCAAAGCAATCGATAATGTTCAGGATGATGTGGAGGTCCTAAACATCCGAGTGAAAGGCGTTACTCAACGTGGCCGTCGTTTGCTTGGAAAGTAG
- the LOC140824568 gene encoding uncharacterized protein codes for MEGDQERKLRICKFCSKSFSCGRSLGGHMRSHLINISSDRDHKFQVNIPPLLSDGRNNAKFDKLSEFGSPSSYGLRENPKKTRKLSKPSEEDTLLQEKICKECGKSFQSWKALFGHMKSHSVNRKIANSSEDDSWDSQSDNESAAPFCKKKRSNRIKRYTSTTNSSSLANFSPCVSEIDQQEQEEVALSLIMLSRDTGNWVDMNSSGSSYNSLDFSEANKFGKISGKGSFCSESKFKKSEDKLKNTRKKKNLDRESEVNSPRNLIQKSGLDQFEGLKFNKAESSKRKCIESNDSEVSLPVESYKPPFAYSPFDSHDFEKTSKFLCTICQKAFPSYQALGGHRASHKKFKGRCAPRSENDSIETENSPIQSTKSIEKISIFATKTASEVEFLKIKKHECPICFKIFPSGQALGGHKRSHLTSDQPKTTTHPSVVIQMPPASNTLDFLDLNLPATVEHEEWWIGISNDHKSGNEHKLPLLGFLSS; via the coding sequence ATGGAGGGAGATCAAGAACGGAAGCTGCGTATCTGCAAATTCTGCAGCAAGAGCTTCTCCTGTGGGAGATCTTTGGGTGGCCACATGAGGTCTCATTTGATCAATATTTCATCTGATCGAGATCATAAGTTTCAAGTAAACATACCTCCACTTCTCTCCGATGGCAGAAACAATGCTAAATTTGACAAACTTTCGGAATTCGGGAGTCCGAGTAGTTATGGCCTAAGGGAGAATCCAAAGAAGACAAGAAAATTATCAAAGCCAAGTGAAGAAGATACTTTGCTTCAAGAAAAAATATGTAAAGAATGTGGCAAAAGTTTCCAGTCTTGGAAGGCTTTGTTTGGCCATATGAAATCCCACTCTGTGAATAGAAAGATTGCGAATAGTTCGGAAGATGATTCTTGGGATAGCCAATCTGACAATGAATCGGCAGCTCCATTTTGCAAGAAGAAGAGGTCAAACAGAATCAAAAGGTACACATCTACGACAAATTCATCGTCTTTAGCGAATTTTTCGCCTTGTGTTTCTGAGATTGATCAGCAAGAGCAAGAAGAGGTTGCTTTGAGTTTGATCATGCTTTCGAGGGATACTGGAAATTGGGTTGACATGAATTCTTCTGGTTCCTCTTATAATAGTTTGGATTTTTCAGAAGCTAATAAATTCGGTAAAATTTCTGGCAAGGGGTCGTTTTGTAGTGAGTCGAAGTTCAAGAAATCGGAAGATAAGCTCAAGAACACCAGAAAGAAGAAAAATCTGGATCGAGAATCTGAAGTTAACTCGCCGAGGAATCTGATCCAGAAAAGTGGATTGGATCAGTTTGAAGGGCTGAAATTCAACAAGGCTGAGTCAAGCAAGAGAAAGTGCATTGAGTCAAATGATTCTGAAGTTAGTTTGCCTGTTGAAAGCTACAAACCCCCATTTGCATACAGCCCTTTTGATTCccatgattttgagaaaaccaGCAAATTTTTATGCACGATTTGCCAAAAAGCCTTCCCttcgtaccaagctctaggGGGTCACAGAGCAAGCCACAAAAAGTTCAAAGGCCGCTGCGCTCCAAGAAGTGAAAACGACAGCATCGAAACCGAAAATTCACCCATACAAAGTACTAAAAGCATTGAAAAAATCAGTATTTTCGCCACCAAAACTGCATCAGAAGTTGAATTCTTGAAAATTAAGAAGCATGAGTGCCCAATTTGCTTCAAGATTTTCCCATCAGGGCAAGCTTTAGGTGGGCACAAGAGATCACATTTGACATCAGATCAGCCAAAAACCACTACTCATCCGTCTGTTGTGATTCAAATGCCGCCGGCCTCGAACACTCTGGACTTTCTTGATCTCAACTTGCCTGCTACAGTTGAACATGAAGAATGGTGGATTGGGATCAGCAACGATCACAAAAGTGGAAACGAGCATAAACTTCCATTGCTCGGCTTTCTCTCAAGCTGA
- the LOC140824569 gene encoding biotin carboxyl carrier protein of acetyl-CoA carboxylase, chloroplastic-like produces MASFSVPCPKISLLLAASSHSRTAGSRHCTASFSRSDCRSVIAPLQQGRSHNQSAIFKVYAQLNEVAVEKPSNSIPALELVLAKESERQLEVPDASSISAFMNQVADLVELVDSRDIMELQLKQMDCELLIRKKEALPQPSVAAPIFYTSPPTHQAMLPPPMPHANVPALASSTPAAMPTLPPAPTKLKSAHPPFKCPMAGNFYRSPAPGAPAFVKVGDKIQKGQVICIIEAMKLMNEIEADQSGTVVEILVEDGKPVSVDMPLFIIEP; encoded by the exons ATGGCTTCTTTTAGCGTTCCGTGTCCGAAGATCTCGCTTTTGTTAGCTGCTTCATCGCATTCCAGGACTGCTGGCAGCCGACATTGTACTGCGTCGTTCTCTCGATCCGATTGCAGATCAGTTATCGCTCCATTACAG CAAGGGCGTAGCCATAACCAGTCTGCAATCTTTAAAGTCTACGCTCAGCTCAATGAG GTCGCTGTTGAGAAACCATCAAATTCTATTCCGGCACTCGAGTTAGTTTTAGCCAAAGAATCTGAAAGGCAACTTGAAGTTCCAGACGCATCATCCATTTCAGCTTTTATGAACCAAGTCGCAGATCTTGTTGA GCTTGTAGATTCCAGAGATATCATGGAGTTGCAGCTTAAGCAGATGGATTGTGAACTCCTTATCAGGAAAAAGGAAGCATTACCACAGCCATCAGTTGCAGCTCCAATTTTTTACACATCACCTCCTACTCACCAGGCTATGCTTCCACCACCAATGCCTCATGCAAATGTTCCAGCTCTTGCTTCGTCAACTCCAGCTGCAATGCCAACACTGCCACCTGCACcaacaaaactaaaatcagcACATCCTCCATTCAAATGTCCAATGGCTGGAAACTTTTATCGTTCTCCTGCTCCTGGTGCACCAGCTTTTGTGAAG GTTGGCGATAAGATCCAGAAAGGACAGGTTATATGCATCATTGAGGCCATGAAACTAATGAATGAGATTGAG GCCGACCAATCTGGCACTGTGGTCGAGATACTCGTAGAAGATGGGAAACCTGTCAGCGTGGACATG CCTTTGTTTATCATCGAGCCATGA
- the LOC140822923 gene encoding uncharacterized protein, translated as MFSRNRKVFYNGSLASGSANRDVVIKIEHKIFSLRLGSGGGSIWWSERTRNSCYMLDFDRQEAHWIQMRFLDAINSSQLESPFFRLRGRNAVFTVQIFSNKRGRFLELSKYCHQGKKQTTIVPSGIKSVGWRTIATSLGKMRSGNHQKGTSMNNQGPITRKPFKDTYRANRVHRDFSSQGKISHRLRGLSNLNKKWEEALIVTKSKVTISWEDIQKALGKTAKKNVKLFLFQANKAVWWPSNQDEYSFHLRIKRGFFDKGIMLDFEGWKQDINSAFITERCCNSWISIYGLPWNLWKVETFKTIGNLCGGLLDISEHTLSISDLEAARIKVKGIEGGFINSRMYVPIHGELKEISIRVETFDPIAYQQYDNRTYAQVVVNGKRTLAGWGDNNIRRIRDFQDCNRAEQIPETLHTSHGKEPAVVNDYEQRKFDPVATSSTNEASKVSASKEKTQLSPDNKDDTTTASIREILHLSPKNKGLDHASSADSKVVKILSRVVPKDLNEFQHSQINTMPNSPPKILISEEGVVSSRASPKFEITYQRRKRSEESAIRYKFGTQGINEQINSSPIKSFCDMIGTEDKDVEGAHDNMSEDDLLYSDSDSHVSSRSELSTTLEDKLEDLAALFSSPNKSGDSKTLQHTVIASSNVGQSTDLE; from the exons ATGTTTTCTAGGAATCGCAAAGTCTTCTATAACGGTTCGTTGGCATCTGGGTCAGCAAATCGTGATGTGGTAATTAAGATAGAACACAAGATCTTCTCGCTGAGACTGGGGAGCGGAGGAGGCTCGATTTGGTGGTCTGAGCGTACCAGGAATTCATGTTACATGCTGGATTTTGATAGACAGGAGGCGCACTGGATCCAAATGAGATTCTTAGATGCCATTAACTCTTCTCAGCTCGAATCGCCATTTTTCAGACTCAGAGGTCGGAACGCGGTTTTTACGGTTCAGATTTTCTCCAACAAGAGAGGAAGGTTCCTGGAATTGTCTAAATATTGTCACCAAGGTAAGAAGCAAACTACCATTGTGCCAAGTGGGATCAAGTCTGTGGGTTGGAGAACTATAGCTACTTCGTTGGGAAAGATGAGGTCCGGGAATCATCAGAAAGGTACCTCTATGAACAATCAAGGGCCCATCACAAGGAAGCCCTTTAAAGATACATATAGAGCCAACAGGGTTCACCGGGATTTTTCATCACAGGGGAAGATTTCACATCGTCTTAGAGGTCTTTCGAATTTAAATAAGAAGTGGGAAGAAGCTCTGATTGTTACCAAAAGTAAGGTGACCATTTCTTGGGAAGACATTCAAAAGGCTCTGGGAAAAACAGCAAAAAAGAACGTTAAGCTATTTCTTTTTCAGGCAAATAAAGCGGTCTGGTGGCCTTCAAATCAAGATGAATATTCATTTCACTTAAGAATCAAGAGAGGCTTCTTTGACAAGGGAATTATGCTGGACTTCGAGGGTTGGAAGCAGGATATCAATTCGGCTTTCATTACAGAGAGATGTTGCAATAGCTGGATTTCTATTTACGGATTACCTTGGAACCTTTGGAAGGTGGAAACTTTCAAGACCATTGGAAATCTATGTGGAGGGCTACTGGATATCAGTGAACATACTCTTTCAATTAGTGATCTCGAGGCAGCTAGAATAAAGGTGAAAGGCATTGAGGGTGGATTCATTAATTCTCGGATGTACGTTCCAATCCACGGGGAGCTGAAAGAAATAAGTATAAGGGTTGAAACTTTTGACCCCATTGCTTATCAACAATACGACAATCGAACGTATGCTCAAGTCGTGGTGAATGGTAAAAGAACATTGGCGGGCTGGGGTGACAACAACATCCGCAGGATTCGTGATTTCCAAGATTGTAACAGAGCAGAACAAATTCCAGAAACTCTTCATACATCTCATGGAAAAGAACCAGCAGTAGTGAATGACTACGAACAGAGGAAATTTGATCCTGTGGCTACCTCTAGCACGAACGAAGCAAGTAAGGTTTCTGCATCGAAGGAGAAGACCCAACTTTCTCCCGACAATAAGGATGATACGACAACTGCTTCGATTAGGGAGATACTTCATCTTTCTCCCAAAAATAAGGGCTTGGACCATGCTTCCTCAGCAGATAGTAAGGTGGTCAAAATACTTTCTAGAGTTGTTCCTAAAGATTTAAACGAATTCCAACACTCCCAGATCAACACGATGCCTAATTCACCACCGAAAATATTGATCAGTGAAGAGGGTGTGGTGAGCTCAAGAGCATCGCCAAAGTTTGAGATAACCTACCAAAGAAGGAAGAGGAGTGAAGAGTCAGCTATCAGATACAAATTTGGCACTCAGGGGATTAATGAACAAATCAATAGTAGTCCGATTAAGTCATTCTGTGATATGATAGGCACAGAAGATAAAGATGTTGAAGGAGCTCACGATAATATGTCCGAAGATGATCTTCTCTATTCGGATTCGGATAGCCATGTGTCTTCAAGATCGGAGTTATCTACCACTTTGGAAGACAAACTGGAGGACTTAGCAGCTCTGTTCTCTTCGCCAAATAAGTCAGGAGATTCAAAAACGCTGCAACATACGGTAATTGCGAGCTCCAATGTGGGACAG TCAACAGATTTGGAATAA